The window AATGAAAACACGCCCAAGGGGCATTATTACTGAAACAAATCCAGGGAGGCAAGATTGTAATGGCAAAAGAGAAATACGTACGCAATAAGCCGCATTTGAACATAGGCACCATAGGCCACATCGACCATGGCAAGACTACGCTCACGGCGGCGATAACGAAGACTCTTGCGAGGCGCGGCGGAGCG of the Synergistaceae bacterium genome contains:
- a CDS encoding GTP-binding protein, which gives rise to MAKEKYVRNKPHLNIGTIGHIDHGKTTLTAAITKTLARRGGA